A single genomic interval of Lysobacter avium harbors:
- a CDS encoding TatD family hydrolase: MNLIDIGANLTHDSFDHDRDAVMQRARDAGVVQMVVTGASREHSPQALALARAHPGELFATAGVHPHHASEYTAECDAEMRALQQHPEVVAVGECGLDYFRDFSPRPAQRRAFEMQLQIAADFAVDGVGKPLFLHQRDAHADFIGVMGEFDGRLGPVVVHCFTGSREELFDYLDRDWHVGITGWLCDERRGLHLRELVKNIPANRLMIETDSPYLLPRTVKPAPSHRRNEPMYLAHIVEELARDRGEDVAVTAANSTRTAREFFRLPEPAASTLADAAG, translated from the coding sequence ATGAATCTGATCGATATCGGCGCCAACCTCACCCACGACTCCTTCGACCACGACCGCGACGCGGTGATGCAGCGCGCCCGCGACGCCGGGGTGGTGCAGATGGTGGTCACCGGTGCGAGCCGGGAGCACTCGCCGCAGGCGCTGGCCCTGGCGCGCGCGCATCCGGGCGAGCTGTTCGCCACCGCGGGCGTGCATCCCCACCATGCGAGCGAGTACACCGCCGAGTGCGATGCCGAGATGCGCGCCCTGCAGCAGCATCCCGAAGTGGTCGCGGTGGGCGAATGCGGGCTGGACTACTTCCGCGACTTCTCGCCGCGCCCGGCACAGCGCCGCGCATTCGAGATGCAGTTGCAGATTGCCGCCGATTTCGCGGTCGATGGCGTGGGCAAGCCGCTGTTTCTGCACCAGCGCGACGCGCATGCGGACTTCATAGGCGTGATGGGCGAGTTCGATGGGCGCCTGGGCCCGGTGGTCGTGCACTGCTTCACCGGCAGCCGCGAGGAACTGTTCGACTACCTGGACCGCGACTGGCACGTGGGCATCACCGGCTGGCTGTGCGACGAGCGCCGCGGCCTGCACCTGCGCGAACTGGTCAAGAACATCCCGGCCAACCGGCTGATGATCGAGACCGACTCGCCCTACCTGCTGCCGCGCACGGTCAAGCCGGCGCCGAGCCACCGCCGCAACGAGCCGATGTACCTGGCCCACATCGTCGAAGAGTTGGCCCGCGACCGCGGCGAGGACGTCGCGGTCACCGCCGCGAACAGCACCCGCACCGCTCGGGAATTTTTCCGCCTGCCCGAGCCTGCCGCAAGTACGCTCGCCGACGCCGCCGGCTGA
- a CDS encoding ABC transporter permease codes for MSHPNLVALWTVSRREIHRILRIWAQTLVPPAITMTLYFLIFGGLIGSRIGTMDGIGYMDFIVPGLVMMSVIQNSYGNIASSFFGAKFSRFVEELLVSPMPDWVILAGYVSGAVVRGVAVGAIVLLIATLFTDVRIPHPLVTLTTVLLGSTIFALAGFVNAMFATKFDDVAIVPTFILTPLTYLGGVFYSVKLLPGWAETATHANPIFYMVNAFRYGLLGVSDVPLWIAYALMLVFVVVLTTLSLWLLKRGIGLRS; via the coding sequence ATGAGCCACCCCAACCTGGTCGCGCTGTGGACGGTCTCGCGCCGCGAGATCCACCGCATCCTGCGCATCTGGGCGCAGACCCTGGTCCCGCCGGCGATCACCATGACCCTGTACTTCCTGATCTTCGGCGGCCTGATCGGCTCGCGGATCGGGACCATGGACGGCATCGGCTACATGGATTTCATCGTCCCCGGGCTGGTGATGATGAGTGTGATCCAGAACAGCTACGGCAACATCGCCTCCAGTTTCTTCGGCGCCAAGTTCAGCCGTTTCGTCGAGGAGTTGCTCGTCAGCCCGATGCCCGACTGGGTGATCCTGGCCGGCTACGTCAGTGGCGCGGTGGTGCGCGGCGTGGCGGTGGGCGCGATCGTGCTGCTGATCGCGACCCTGTTCACCGATGTCAGGATCCCGCATCCGCTGGTGACGCTGACCACGGTTTTGCTGGGCTCGACCATCTTTGCGTTGGCGGGCTTCGTCAACGCGATGTTCGCCACCAAGTTCGATGACGTGGCCATCGTGCCGACCTTCATCCTGACCCCGCTGACGTATCTGGGCGGCGTGTTCTATTCGGTCAAGCTGCTGCCCGGCTGGGCGGAGACGGCGACCCACGCCAACCCGATCTTCTACATGGTCAACGCGTTCCGCTACGGCCTGCTGGGTGTCAGCGACGTGCCGCTGTGGATCGCCTACGCGCTGATGCTGGTGTTCGTGGTGGTGCTGACCACGCTCAGCCTGTGGCTGCTCAAGCGCGGGATCGGGCTGCGCAGCTGA
- a CDS encoding ABC transporter ATP-binding protein yields MSQHPVGATPDRATANSAAPGADAALRDAPSDKVPALRVTDLRKTYGNGVEALKGVSLDVAEGDFFALLGPNGAGKSTLIGIVSSLVNLTSGSVEIFGTDITRRRSDAMRLIGLVPQELNFNLFEKPLDILVNYAGFYGVPRKVALERAEVELKRAHLWSKAQMTSRTLSGGMKRRLMIARAMMTRPRLLILDEPTAGVDIEIRRGMWDSLQEINASGTTIILTTHYLEEAENLCRNLAIIDHGSIIASGPMRSLLAELDVQGFVLDTDGALPATLPVIEGATLRARDAHTLDIDMPREMDLNHIFVALDAAGIKVRSMRTKSNRLEELFVRMTARPEQSA; encoded by the coding sequence ATGTCCCAACACCCGGTGGGTGCCACTCCCGACCGAGCAACAGCGAACTCCGCGGCACCCGGCGCCGACGCGGCGTTGCGCGACGCGCCGTCGGACAAGGTTCCGGCGTTGCGGGTCACGGATTTGCGCAAGACCTACGGCAACGGGGTCGAGGCGCTCAAGGGCGTGTCGCTGGATGTGGCCGAGGGCGATTTCTTCGCCCTGCTCGGCCCCAATGGCGCCGGCAAGAGCACCCTGATCGGCATCGTGTCCTCGCTGGTCAACCTGACCTCCGGCTCGGTGGAGATCTTTGGTACCGACATCACCCGCCGCCGCAGCGATGCAATGCGCCTGATCGGGCTGGTTCCGCAGGAGCTCAACTTCAACCTGTTCGAGAAGCCGCTCGACATCCTGGTCAACTACGCCGGCTTCTACGGTGTGCCGCGCAAGGTCGCCCTGGAGCGCGCCGAGGTCGAGCTCAAGCGCGCGCACCTGTGGAGCAAGGCGCAGATGACCAGCCGCACGCTCTCGGGCGGCATGAAGCGCCGCCTGATGATCGCGCGCGCGATGATGACCCGGCCGCGCCTGCTGATCCTGGACGAGCCCACCGCCGGGGTCGACATCGAGATCCGCCGCGGCATGTGGGACTCGCTGCAGGAGATCAACGCCTCGGGTACGACCATCATCCTGACCACGCATTACCTGGAGGAGGCGGAGAACCTGTGCCGCAACCTGGCGATCATCGACCACGGCAGCATCATCGCCAGTGGCCCGATGCGCTCGCTGCTGGCCGAGCTGGACGTGCAGGGCTTCGTGCTCGACACCGACGGCGCGCTGCCGGCAACCCTGCCGGTGATCGAGGGCGCGACCCTGCGGGCGCGCGATGCGCACACGCTGGACATCGACATGCCGCGCGAGATGGACCTCAACCACATCTTCGTCGCCCTGGACGCGGCGGGCATCAAGGTCCGATCGATGCGGACCAAGAGCAACCGCCTGGAAGAACTTTTCGTGCGCATGACCGCACGTCCGGAGCAGTCCGCATGA
- a CDS encoding ferredoxin--NADP reductase has translation MVAPQVGHYVFARDDGQPLPFIAGQFIQVHFEYADGTATRRSYSLATIPDPVKGPDDLVEIAVSYVPGGAATALFESLEIGDSINATGPFGRFCLMPNDSNQRYLMIGTGTGVTPYRAMLPLLEKAIAERDVQIVLLFGARNPAELLYGDEFREFANRHPDNFRFLPCFSRELPAPDSPHAHPDVRHGYVQQFLPEFSPDPETDIAYLCGNPDMVDTCAEALRETGLLPRQIRREKYVSSK, from the coding sequence ATGGTTGCCCCGCAGGTGGGTCATTACGTCTTCGCCCGCGATGACGGCCAGCCGCTCCCGTTCATCGCCGGCCAGTTCATCCAGGTGCATTTCGAGTACGCCGACGGCACCGCCACCCGGCGCAGCTATTCCCTGGCGACCATTCCCGACCCCGTCAAGGGCCCGGACGACCTGGTCGAGATCGCGGTCAGTTACGTGCCCGGCGGCGCCGCCACCGCGCTGTTCGAGAGCCTGGAGATCGGCGACTCGATCAACGCCACCGGCCCGTTCGGCCGCTTCTGCCTGATGCCCAACGACAGCAACCAGCGCTACCTGATGATCGGCACCGGCACGGGCGTTACGCCGTATCGGGCGATGTTGCCACTGCTGGAAAAGGCCATCGCCGAGCGCGATGTCCAGATCGTGCTGCTGTTTGGCGCGCGCAACCCGGCCGAGCTGCTCTACGGCGACGAGTTCCGCGAGTTCGCGAACCGCCACCCGGACAACTTCCGCTTCCTGCCGTGTTTCTCACGCGAGCTGCCGGCCCCGGATTCGCCGCATGCGCATCCGGACGTGCGCCACGGCTACGTGCAGCAGTTCCTGCCCGAGTTCAGTCCGGATCCGGAGACCGACATCGCCTACCTGTGCGGCAATCCGGACATGGTCGATACCTGCGCCGAAGCGCTGCGCGAAACCGGCCTGCTGCCGCGCCAGATCCGCCGCGAGAAGTACGTCTCCTCCAAGTAG